From a single Microbacterium terrisoli genomic region:
- a CDS encoding adenylosuccinate synthase yields the protein MPGIVIVGVQWGDEGKGKATDLLGDRTDWVVKFNGGNNAGHTVVVGEEKYALHLLPSGILSPGVIPVIGNGVVIDLEVLFGELEALSARGVDVSRLKISANAHIITQYHRTLDKVTERFLGKRQIGTTGRGIGPTYADKINRVGIRVQDLFDENILRQKIEGALDQKNHLLVKVFNRRAITCDEVLEDLLSYADRLRPMVDDTALLLNDALDAGDVVVFEGGQATMLDIDHGTYPFVTSSSATAGGAATGSGVGPRRLDRIVGIVKAYTTRVGSGPFPTELFDESGDWLRSRGFEFGTTTGRPRRVGWYDAPVTRYATRINGITDLVLTKLDILTGREQIPVCVAYDVDGTRFDEVPVNQTDFHHATPIYEYLPGWSDDISGARSFEDLPQAAQDYVLALEAMSNTRISVIGVGAARDAVVVRHDLA from the coding sequence ATGCCAGGAATCGTCATTGTCGGAGTCCAGTGGGGCGATGAGGGCAAGGGCAAGGCCACTGATCTGCTCGGCGATCGCACCGACTGGGTCGTGAAGTTCAACGGCGGCAACAACGCGGGCCACACAGTGGTCGTGGGTGAAGAAAAGTACGCGCTGCACCTACTGCCCAGCGGCATCCTGAGCCCCGGGGTCATCCCGGTGATCGGCAACGGCGTCGTCATCGACCTCGAGGTGCTGTTCGGTGAACTCGAAGCGCTCTCGGCGCGCGGCGTGGATGTCTCGCGGCTGAAGATCAGCGCCAACGCGCACATCATCACGCAGTACCACCGCACGCTCGACAAGGTCACCGAGCGGTTCCTGGGCAAGCGACAGATCGGCACGACCGGCCGCGGCATCGGCCCGACGTACGCCGACAAGATCAACCGCGTCGGCATCCGCGTACAGGATCTGTTCGACGAGAACATCCTGCGCCAGAAGATCGAGGGCGCGCTCGACCAGAAGAACCACCTGCTGGTCAAGGTGTTCAACAGGCGCGCGATCACGTGCGACGAGGTGCTCGAAGACCTGCTCTCGTACGCCGACCGGCTGCGGCCGATGGTCGACGACACCGCACTGCTGCTGAACGACGCGCTGGATGCCGGTGACGTCGTCGTGTTCGAGGGCGGGCAGGCCACGATGCTCGACATCGACCACGGCACGTATCCGTTCGTGACCTCGTCGTCGGCGACTGCCGGCGGGGCGGCCACCGGCTCCGGCGTGGGTCCGCGGCGGCTGGATCGCATCGTCGGGATCGTCAAGGCGTACACGACCCGGGTGGGTTCGGGTCCGTTCCCGACCGAGCTGTTCGATGAGTCCGGAGACTGGCTGCGCTCCCGCGGATTCGAATTCGGCACCACCACGGGGCGCCCGCGCCGCGTCGGCTGGTACGACGCGCCTGTGACTCGCTACGCGACGCGTATCAACGGCATCACCGACCTCGTGCTCACCAAGCTCGACATCCTCACCGGGCGCGAGCAGATCCCGGTGTGCGTCGCGTACGACGTGGACGGTACGCGGTTCGACGAGGTGCCGGTGAACCAGACCGACTTCCACCACGCGACCCCGATCTACGAATACCTGCCCGGCTGGAGCGACGACATCTCGGGCGCGCGCTCGTTCGAAGACCTGCCGCAGGCCGCACAGGACTACGTGCTCGCGCTGGAGGCGATGAGCAACACCCGCATCTCGGTGATCGGCGTGGGCGCCGCCCGTGACGCGGTCGTCGTGCGTCACGACCTCGCCTGA
- a CDS encoding lactonase family protein yields the protein MRFYTGGYTADMKGAATGIGILLAGASDDVLAGGPLGFAGDAAATGGSPSWVAAHPTLDVLYAALEGDGAVQAFAQTGEASFVPLGAPVAAGELACHVAVAPDGASLIASCWGDGRIVRMALDATGRPSSPTLAPTAVDPYADVDPFADVDPFADVDPFSGTVVDLSPAAREQRADESAGEPHTLAGQMFSRGSERGSESGAGGRGSETTGQDAAAERVSRSHQTVYLPGGVVATTDMGLDLVRFWRRGPKGLRAAGQVVLPRGSGPRHMRWHPSGHLYVVTELSLEVFALAADTSGAWRVVAGSSLGPGLLDGDAAAELATSRDGTFLYAGVRGSNTIATLRVRGDGSQLQPVAIAETGVDWPRHHLIERDTLLVAGQLSNEVASLGLDERTGVPGPVRHRTAVPSPTCLLPVR from the coding sequence ATGCGCTTCTACACAGGCGGCTACACCGCCGACATGAAGGGCGCGGCGACAGGCATCGGCATCCTGCTCGCCGGTGCGTCCGACGACGTGCTCGCAGGCGGACCGCTCGGGTTCGCGGGGGATGCCGCGGCAACCGGCGGGTCGCCCTCGTGGGTCGCGGCCCACCCGACCTTGGACGTGCTGTACGCCGCGCTCGAGGGCGACGGCGCGGTTCAGGCGTTCGCGCAGACGGGCGAGGCATCCTTCGTTCCGCTCGGCGCGCCCGTCGCCGCGGGAGAGCTCGCCTGCCATGTGGCGGTCGCTCCCGACGGGGCGTCGCTGATCGCGTCGTGCTGGGGCGACGGTCGCATCGTGCGAATGGCACTGGATGCCACGGGCCGCCCGTCGTCGCCCACCCTCGCGCCCACTGCCGTCGATCCCTACGCCGACGTCGACCCGTTCGCTGACGTCGACCCGTTCGCCGACGTCGACCCGTTCTCGGGCACCGTCGTCGACCTGTCCCCGGCCGCGAGAGAACAGCGGGCGGACGAGAGCGCGGGGGAACCCCATACTCTCGCCGGCCAGATGTTCTCTCGCGGGTCGGAACGCGGGTCGGAGAGTGGGGCGGGAGGTCGCGGGTCGGAGACCACGGGGCAGGATGCCGCGGCCGAGCGGGTCTCGCGCAGCCACCAGACCGTGTACCTGCCGGGCGGAGTGGTGGCCACGACCGACATGGGGCTGGATCTCGTGCGGTTCTGGCGCCGAGGGCCGAAGGGTCTGCGCGCGGCAGGGCAGGTCGTGCTCCCGCGGGGCAGCGGCCCGCGCCACATGCGCTGGCACCCGAGCGGGCACCTGTACGTCGTGACCGAGCTGTCGCTCGAGGTGTTCGCGCTCGCCGCCGACACGTCCGGCGCCTGGCGCGTGGTCGCCGGCTCGTCGCTGGGCCCCGGACTTCTCGACGGGGATGCTGCGGCCGAGCTCGCGACATCCCGTGACGGCACGTTCCTCTATGCCGGCGTGCGCGGGTCGAACACGATAGCGACCCTGCGCGTGCGCGGCGACGGGTCGCAGCTGCAGCCGGTCGCGATCGCCGAGACGGGAGTGGACTGGCCGCGACACCACCTCATCGAGCGCGACACGCTCCTGGTGGCCGGTCAGCTGTCGAACGAGGTCGCCTCGCTCGGACTCGACGAGCGCACCGGAGTGCCCGGCCCGGTTCGGCATCGCACCGCCGTGCCCTCGCCCACCTGCCTGCTGCCCGTCCGCTGA
- a CDS encoding AI-2E family transporter: MTDAAQPADDAVAAAPTGPANDEIAAESGEAPPSRTFWASLNHPFGVGFFFTVGALVAALLGLAVSNLSTVIIYVVFALFFALGLDPLVRMLERHSVTRAWSIVIVYTGFAVIIVGVLWLIIPTVISQVTKFIKDIPSLVTNFQASDFYAWLQNSFGDQVGSIVQQIQKFLTDPGNIAAIGGGVVQVGVTIGTTISGIIIILVLSLYFLSSLPAMKHSFTRLAPARSRAQVSSLTEQITTSIGSYLGGMVVLALFNSIVTFILYTVLGLPFPLLLAVVAFLITLIPLVGSVLFWFIGTIIALFSSPIAALIFAIVYLIYMQIEAYVLTPRVMNKAVSVPGSLVVIGALVGGTLLGLLGALVAIPVTASVLLIIKQVVIPKQDAKQ, from the coding sequence ATGACCGACGCAGCCCAGCCCGCCGACGATGCTGTCGCTGCGGCGCCCACCGGCCCGGCAAATGACGAGATCGCCGCCGAGTCGGGGGAGGCGCCGCCCTCGCGCACGTTCTGGGCGAGTTTGAACCACCCGTTCGGCGTGGGGTTCTTCTTCACGGTGGGCGCACTGGTGGCGGCCCTCCTGGGGCTCGCCGTCTCGAACCTGTCGACGGTGATCATCTACGTGGTCTTCGCGCTGTTCTTCGCGCTCGGGCTCGATCCGCTCGTGCGAATGCTCGAGCGTCATAGCGTCACGCGCGCGTGGAGCATCGTGATCGTCTACACGGGGTTCGCCGTCATCATCGTGGGCGTGCTGTGGCTGATCATCCCGACAGTGATCTCGCAGGTCACGAAGTTCATCAAAGACATCCCGAGCCTCGTCACGAACTTCCAGGCATCCGACTTCTACGCATGGCTGCAGAACTCTTTCGGCGACCAGGTGGGTTCCATCGTCCAGCAGATTCAGAAGTTCTTGACCGACCCCGGCAACATCGCCGCAATCGGCGGCGGCGTCGTGCAGGTGGGCGTGACGATCGGCACCACGATCTCGGGGATCATCATCATCCTCGTCCTGAGCCTGTACTTCCTCTCCTCGCTGCCGGCGATGAAGCACTCGTTCACGCGGCTGGCCCCGGCCCGCAGCCGCGCCCAGGTCTCGTCGCTGACCGAGCAGATCACGACCTCGATCGGCAGCTACCTCGGCGGCATGGTCGTGCTGGCGCTCTTCAACTCGATCGTCACGTTCATCCTGTACACCGTGCTCGGGCTGCCGTTCCCGCTGCTGCTGGCGGTCGTGGCGTTCCTGATCACACTGATCCCACTCGTCGGTTCGGTGCTGTTCTGGTTCATCGGCACGATCATCGCGCTGTTCTCGAGCCCGATCGCTGCGCTGATCTTCGCGATCGTCTACCTGATCTATATGCAGATCGAGGCATATGTGCTCACTCCGCGCGTGATGAACAAGGCGGTCTCGGTGCCGGGATCGCTGGTCGTGATCGGAGCCCTCGTGGGCGGCACCCTGCTCGGACTGCTCGGCGCGCTGGTGGCCATCCCCGTCACCGCTTCGGTGCTGCTGATCATCAAACAGGTCGTGATTCCGAAGCAGGACGCGAAGCAGTAG
- a CDS encoding chorismate mutase, which yields MTDVEDPMVTLRRLRGSIDNIDASLIYLLAERFKCTKQVGRLKAEHSMPPSDPAREEQQVARLRRLAEEAELDPEFAHKWFAFVVAEVIRHHEAAAEDA from the coding sequence ATGACCGACGTCGAAGACCCGATGGTGACGCTGCGCCGTCTTCGCGGAAGCATCGACAACATCGACGCGTCGCTGATCTATCTGCTTGCCGAGCGGTTCAAGTGCACCAAACAGGTGGGGCGGCTGAAGGCCGAACACTCCATGCCGCCGTCGGACCCGGCGCGCGAAGAGCAGCAGGTCGCCCGTCTGCGGCGATTGGCAGAAGAGGCCGAATTGGACCCGGAGTTCGCGCACAAGTGGTTCGCGTTCGTGGTGGCAGAGGTCATCCGCCACCACGAAGCGGCCGCCGAAGACGCCTGA
- a CDS encoding quaternary amine ABC transporter ATP-binding protein, protein MQPRQGCRGQAKVTIPPAVEAKNLFKVFGRSPKDAVRRLKAGQTRADVRDAGTAAVIDASFTVQPGEIFVIMGLSGSGKSTIIRMLNGLLQPSSGEVLVKGENVTTANAAELRRIRRTSMSMVFQHFALLPHRSVIDNAAYGLEIQGVGRAERRERAREILEKVGLGDRVDAMPDELSGGMKQRVGLARGLAAGTDILLMDEAFSALDPLIRRELQEQLVELQQELGRTIIFITHDLNEAMFLGDRIAVMRDGRIVQNGTPEEILTDPANDYVAQFVQDVDRARVLTVAAVMERPLSVPVSAGIRGALRVMREEQIGEVFVVENRRLLGVVTDRAVIRAVKSGTADLRAIADRSVRRLAADDLLSSVVEHAVGSPVSLPVVGDEGRLIGVVPRITLLAALGNVPATTQPVSIVPATALQLAREITELAPDALAAAEGSVR, encoded by the coding sequence ATGCAGCCCCGTCAAGGCTGCCGAGGCCAAGCAAAAGTGACCATCCCACCCGCCGTCGAGGCGAAGAACCTGTTCAAAGTCTTCGGGCGCAGTCCCAAAGACGCCGTTCGTCGATTGAAGGCCGGGCAGACCCGCGCTGATGTGCGGGATGCCGGTACCGCCGCGGTGATCGATGCGAGCTTCACCGTCCAGCCCGGCGAGATCTTCGTGATCATGGGCCTGTCGGGCTCGGGCAAGTCCACGATCATCCGCATGCTCAACGGGCTTCTGCAGCCGAGTTCTGGCGAAGTGCTCGTCAAGGGTGAGAACGTCACGACCGCCAACGCCGCCGAGCTGCGCCGCATCCGCCGCACGTCGATGTCGATGGTGTTCCAGCACTTCGCACTGCTGCCCCATCGCTCGGTGATCGACAACGCCGCGTACGGCCTCGAGATCCAGGGCGTCGGCAGGGCCGAGCGTCGGGAGCGCGCCCGCGAGATCCTCGAGAAGGTAGGTCTGGGCGACCGCGTCGACGCCATGCCCGATGAGCTCTCCGGCGGCATGAAGCAGCGGGTCGGCCTTGCACGCGGTCTTGCGGCGGGCACCGACATCCTGCTCATGGATGAAGCGTTCTCGGCACTGGACCCGCTGATCCGGCGTGAGCTGCAGGAGCAGCTGGTCGAGCTGCAGCAGGAGCTGGGGCGCACGATCATCTTCATCACGCACGATCTGAACGAGGCGATGTTCCTCGGCGACCGGATCGCGGTCATGCGCGACGGGCGCATCGTGCAGAACGGCACACCCGAAGAGATCCTCACCGACCCGGCCAACGACTATGTCGCACAGTTCGTGCAGGATGTCGATCGCGCACGTGTGCTCACCGTCGCGGCAGTCATGGAGCGCCCGCTGTCGGTGCCGGTCTCGGCCGGTATCCGCGGTGCGCTGCGCGTCATGCGCGAAGAGCAGATCGGCGAGGTGTTCGTCGTCGAGAACCGTCGGCTGCTGGGCGTGGTCACCGATCGTGCCGTGATCCGGGCGGTCAAGTCCGGAACCGCCGACCTGCGCGCGATCGCCGACCGCAGCGTGCGCCGACTTGCCGCGGATGATCTGCTCTCCAGCGTGGTCGAGCACGCCGTCGGCAGCCCTGTCTCGCTTCCCGTGGTGGGAGACGAAGGGCGTCTGATCGGGGTCGTGCCGCGCATCACTCTGCTGGCGGCGCTGGGCAACGTGCCGGCGACGACCCAGCCGGTCTCGATCGTGCCGGCGACGGCCCTCCAACTCGCTCGGGAGATCACGGAGCTCGCCCCGGACGCCCTGGCCGCGGCCGAAGGGAGCGTGCGGTGA
- a CDS encoding ABC transporter permease, protein MSDLIRLPLGDIVEAFITWVIDVFGGFFDVISTIFGGLYDGAEWLFTTPPFWVVIIVIAAIAWLARGWQLAVGTVIGLLVIVSVDQWENAMQTLALTIVAVLIAVVIAIPVGIWAARSQTVSKVVRPILDFLQTMPAFVYLIPAIFLFGIGVVPGMVATILFAVAPGVRLTELGIRGVDKEVVEAGNAFGATPGRILRQIQLPLAMPSIMAGVNQIIMLALSMAVIASMVGAPGLGKDIIQALSRTDISLGFEAGLAVVIIAMILDRVTSGFGAARGPRRRAASPTSSDEVGKADSTAHVDSTVDAAADQRPVNA, encoded by the coding sequence ATGAGCGACCTCATCCGTCTTCCGCTCGGTGACATCGTCGAGGCCTTCATCACCTGGGTCATCGACGTGTTCGGCGGCTTCTTCGACGTGATCTCGACGATCTTCGGCGGCCTGTACGACGGCGCCGAGTGGCTGTTCACGACGCCGCCGTTCTGGGTCGTCATCATCGTGATCGCTGCGATCGCCTGGCTGGCCAGAGGGTGGCAGCTCGCGGTCGGCACGGTGATCGGGCTGCTCGTGATCGTCTCGGTCGATCAGTGGGAGAACGCGATGCAGACGCTCGCGCTGACCATCGTCGCGGTGCTCATCGCGGTCGTGATCGCGATTCCCGTCGGCATCTGGGCCGCCCGCTCGCAGACGGTCTCCAAGGTCGTTCGCCCGATCCTCGACTTCTTGCAGACGATGCCGGCATTCGTGTACCTGATCCCTGCGATCTTCCTGTTCGGCATCGGGGTCGTTCCCGGAATGGTGGCCACGATCCTGTTCGCGGTCGCACCCGGTGTGCGCCTGACCGAACTGGGCATTCGCGGCGTGGACAAAGAGGTGGTCGAGGCGGGCAACGCGTTCGGCGCCACGCCGGGGCGCATCCTGCGCCAGATCCAGCTGCCGCTGGCGATGCCGTCGATCATGGCCGGTGTCAACCAGATCATCATGCTCGCCCTCTCGATGGCCGTCATCGCCAGCATGGTCGGCGCTCCCGGCCTGGGCAAGGACATCATCCAGGCACTGAGCCGCACCGACATCTCGCTCGGGTTCGAGGCGGGCTTGGCGGTGGTGATCATCGCGATGATCCTCGACCGGGTCACCAGCGGATTCGGGGCGGCGCGCGGGCCGCGCCGACGTGCGGCGTCGCCCACCTCAAGTGATGAGGTCGGCAAGGCCGACAGTACGGCGCACGTCGACAGCACGGTCGACGCAGCTGCCGATCAGCGCCCCGTCAACGCCTGA
- a CDS encoding glycine betaine ABC transporter substrate-binding protein, which translates to MKKRTLFGALAMGLAASVALVGCASGTGDSAGDGGDGGSSQDKKITVGVFNGWPEGEAASYLWQQVLDEKGYDVELEYADAGPVFAGLAKGDFDVAFDGWLPTTHKSYFDKYGKDLVDVGSWNDDAKLTLAVNADAPIDSIDQLAANADKFGNRIVGIEPGAGLTEAMEKKVIPEYGLDKMEFITSSTPAMLAELKKALDADENIVVTLWRPHWAYDAYAIKDLKDPKGALGAAESIHTVTRTGFADDFAEVNKWFTAFKMDSDLLFSLENAMFREDHKQSEFPDIVKKWMSENQDYVDSLTS; encoded by the coding sequence ATGAAGAAGCGCACACTGTTCGGGGCCCTCGCGATGGGGCTCGCCGCAAGCGTCGCCCTTGTGGGCTGCGCCAGCGGCACCGGCGACAGCGCCGGCGACGGCGGCGACGGCGGCAGCTCGCAGGACAAGAAGATCACCGTCGGAGTGTTCAACGGCTGGCCCGAGGGCGAGGCGGCTTCGTATCTGTGGCAGCAGGTCCTGGATGAGAAGGGCTACGACGTCGAACTCGAGTACGCCGACGCGGGTCCCGTGTTCGCGGGTCTGGCCAAGGGCGACTTCGATGTCGCGTTCGACGGCTGGCTGCCCACGACACACAAGAGCTATTTCGACAAGTACGGCAAGGACCTCGTCGACGTCGGCTCGTGGAATGACGACGCGAAGCTCACGCTCGCGGTCAACGCGGACGCGCCGATCGATTCGATCGATCAGCTCGCGGCCAATGCCGACAAGTTCGGCAACCGCATCGTGGGCATCGAGCCCGGTGCGGGCCTGACCGAGGCGATGGAGAAGAAGGTCATCCCGGAGTACGGCCTGGACAAGATGGAGTTCATCACCTCGTCGACTCCGGCCATGCTCGCCGAACTGAAGAAGGCACTGGATGCCGATGAGAACATCGTCGTCACCCTGTGGCGCCCGCACTGGGCCTACGACGCGTATGCCATCAAAGACCTGAAGGACCCGAAGGGCGCCCTGGGGGCTGCGGAGTCGATCCACACCGTCACGCGCACCGGCTTCGCCGATGACTTCGCCGAGGTCAACAAGTGGTTCACGGCGTTCAAGATGGACTCGGACCTGCTGTTCTCGCTCGAGAACGCGATGTTCCGGGAGGACCACAAGCAGAGCGAGTTCCCCGACATCGTCAAGAAGTGGATGTCGGAGAACCAGGATTACGTGGACTCACTCACGAGCTGA
- the purL gene encoding phosphoribosylformylglycinamidine synthase subunit PurL encodes MTIPTQASADTVDNAKATPEREQPFAALGLKPDEYAQIRQILGRRPTSGELAMYSVMWSEHCSYKSSKIYLRRFGQKVTDEMKTRLMVGMGQNAGVVDIGEGWAVTFKVESHNHPSYIEPFQGAATGVGGIVRDIISMGARPVAVMDQLRFGAIDNPDTARVVHGVVGGISFYGNCLGLPNIGGETVFDAVYQGNPLVNALAVGVLRHEDLKLANASGTGNKVVLFGARTGGDGIGGASILASDTFSSGGPTKRPAVQVGDPFAEKVLIECCLELYRDELVEAIQDLGAAGISCATSELAANGGSGMRVDLENVLLRDPTLTPEEILMSESQERMMAVVAPDKLDAFLAVTGKWDVEASVLGDVTGDGRLQIFWHGEQIVDVDPSTVAVDGPVYERPVAYPTWLDALQQDAASALDRPSDPDALRDQFMRVISSPNQADVSWITNQYDYYVGGNTALAFPDNAGMLRVDENSGLGFAIATDANGRYCQLDPYQGAQLALAEAYRNVAVSGAVPAAVTDCLNFGSPENPEVMWQFSQAVDGIADGCLELAIPVTGGNVSFYNQTGDVPIHPTPVVGVMGIIEDVAHRIPSGWQDSGQNIYLLGVTATELSGSAWAATVHGHLGGLPPAVDLAAEKRLAGLIHAANDQNLISSAHDLSEGGLAQTLTDGVRRFGVGARVWLDEIIDRDGVDAASALFSETTARAIVTVPREDDVKFRGLCEGRGYPVLRIGVTDESGASAALEVQGLFTVPIGELNERTEATLPAVFGPTIAGA; translated from the coding sequence ATGACCATCCCCACCCAGGCATCCGCCGACACCGTCGACAACGCGAAGGCGACCCCTGAGCGCGAGCAGCCGTTCGCCGCCCTCGGCCTGAAGCCCGACGAGTACGCACAGATCAGGCAGATCCTCGGTCGGCGCCCCACCAGCGGCGAGCTGGCGATGTACTCCGTCATGTGGAGCGAGCACTGCTCCTACAAGTCGAGCAAGATCTATCTGCGCCGCTTCGGCCAGAAGGTCACCGACGAGATGAAGACCCGCCTCATGGTGGGCATGGGCCAGAACGCCGGCGTCGTCGACATCGGCGAGGGCTGGGCTGTCACCTTCAAGGTCGAGAGCCACAACCACCCCAGCTACATCGAGCCCTTCCAAGGCGCGGCCACGGGTGTCGGCGGAATCGTGCGCGACATCATCTCGATGGGCGCACGCCCTGTCGCCGTCATGGACCAGCTGCGCTTCGGCGCCATCGACAACCCCGACACCGCGCGCGTCGTGCACGGTGTGGTCGGCGGCATCTCGTTCTACGGCAACTGCCTGGGCCTGCCCAACATCGGCGGCGAGACGGTGTTCGACGCGGTGTACCAAGGCAACCCGCTCGTGAACGCGCTCGCGGTGGGAGTGCTGCGGCACGAAGACCTCAAGCTCGCCAACGCGAGCGGAACCGGCAACAAGGTCGTGCTGTTCGGCGCCCGAACCGGCGGCGACGGCATCGGCGGGGCATCCATTCTCGCATCCGACACGTTCTCGTCGGGCGGCCCGACCAAGCGCCCCGCGGTGCAGGTGGGCGACCCGTTCGCCGAGAAGGTGCTCATCGAATGCTGCCTCGAGCTGTACCGCGACGAGCTCGTCGAGGCGATCCAGGACCTCGGGGCCGCCGGCATCTCGTGCGCGACCAGCGAACTGGCCGCCAACGGCGGATCGGGCATGCGCGTCGACCTCGAGAACGTGCTGCTGCGCGACCCGACCCTCACGCCCGAAGAGATCCTGATGAGCGAGAGCCAGGAGCGCATGATGGCCGTCGTCGCTCCCGACAAGCTCGACGCGTTCCTCGCCGTCACCGGCAAGTGGGATGTCGAAGCCAGCGTGCTCGGCGACGTCACCGGCGACGGACGTCTGCAGATCTTCTGGCACGGCGAGCAGATCGTCGACGTCGACCCTTCGACCGTGGCCGTCGACGGTCCGGTGTACGAGCGCCCGGTCGCCTACCCGACCTGGCTCGACGCGCTGCAGCAGGACGCGGCATCCGCCCTCGATCGCCCGAGCGACCCCGACGCGCTGCGCGACCAGTTCATGCGGGTGATCTCCAGCCCCAACCAGGCCGACGTGTCGTGGATCACGAACCAGTACGACTATTACGTGGGCGGCAACACGGCACTGGCGTTCCCCGACAACGCGGGCATGCTGCGAGTGGACGAGAACAGCGGCCTGGGCTTCGCCATCGCGACCGACGCGAACGGACGCTACTGCCAGCTCGACCCCTACCAGGGCGCGCAGCTCGCCCTGGCCGAGGCGTATCGCAACGTCGCCGTGAGCGGTGCGGTGCCGGCCGCGGTCACCGACTGCCTGAACTTCGGCAGCCCTGAGAACCCTGAGGTCATGTGGCAGTTCTCGCAGGCAGTGGACGGCATCGCCGACGGATGCCTCGAGCTGGCCATCCCCGTCACCGGCGGCAACGTCAGCTTCTACAACCAGACCGGTGACGTGCCGATCCATCCGACGCCGGTCGTCGGCGTGATGGGCATCATCGAGGACGTCGCGCACCGCATTCCCAGCGGGTGGCAGGACTCCGGCCAGAACATCTACCTGCTGGGCGTGACCGCCACCGAACTGAGCGGATCGGCCTGGGCCGCCACCGTGCACGGCCACCTCGGCGGGCTTCCGCCGGCCGTCGACCTCGCCGCCGAGAAGCGGTTGGCAGGGCTCATCCACGCGGCGAACGACCAGAACCTCATCTCCAGCGCCCATGACCTGTCAGAGGGCGGGCTCGCCCAGACCCTCACCGACGGCGTGCGGCGGTTCGGCGTGGGTGCGCGCGTGTGGCTCGACGAGATCATCGACCGCGATGGGGTGGATGCCGCATCCGCCCTCTTCTCAGAGACCACAGCGCGTGCGATCGTGACGGTCCCCCGCGAAGACGACGTCAAGTTCCGCGGGCTGTGCGAGGGCCGCGGCTACCCGGTGCTGCGCATCGGTGTGACCGACGAATCGGGTGCGAGCGCGGCACTCGAGGTGCAGGGCCTGTTCACCGTTCCGATCGGGGAACTCAACGAGCGCACCGAGGCAACACTGCCCGCGGTGTTCGGCCCGACGATCGCCGGCGCCTAG
- a CDS encoding SDR family oxidoreductase: protein MTDLSTRPEWAQEKTGLAGTTVLVIGGAGGVGEGVVRAVLDAGAHAVALGRSRERLDDLASRLAHPGLTVDTIDALAPNVTARAAELADQHGPFDAVIVSVASWGDQGRKPALELTDDEWDALLASNLTAVFRLYRAFVPHIAARGILLQLNGMSAEIPFPGAAGRALTAAAQKSLTRTIAAELGGGGPRVYEVVLGMIRTRARLQAGIDQPDWIPASDVGWHVAELVAGTSPLAGHDLHYFVDAAAGPQPTPGSPVVPTPAAIAR, encoded by the coding sequence GTGACCGACCTGTCGACACGCCCCGAGTGGGCACAGGAGAAGACCGGCCTCGCCGGCACGACAGTGCTCGTCATCGGCGGCGCCGGCGGCGTGGGCGAGGGAGTGGTGCGCGCGGTGCTGGATGCCGGTGCCCACGCGGTGGCGCTCGGCCGCAGCCGCGAACGGCTTGACGACCTGGCCTCGCGCCTGGCACACCCGGGGCTCACGGTCGACACGATCGATGCACTCGCGCCGAACGTGACAGCGCGCGCCGCGGAGCTGGCCGATCAGCACGGGCCGTTCGACGCGGTGATCGTGTCGGTTGCATCGTGGGGAGACCAAGGGCGCAAGCCGGCGCTCGAGCTGACCGATGACGAATGGGACGCCCTGCTCGCGTCGAACCTGACCGCCGTGTTCCGCCTCTACCGCGCGTTCGTGCCGCACATCGCAGCCCGCGGCATCCTGCTGCAGTTGAACGGGATGAGCGCCGAGATCCCGTTCCCGGGGGCGGCGGGGCGCGCGCTGACCGCGGCGGCACAGAAATCCCTCACCCGCACGATCGCGGCCGAACTCGGCGGCGGCGGACCGCGCGTGTACGAAGTGGTCCTGGGCATGATCCGCACCCGTGCGCGACTGCAGGCCGGCATCGACCAGCCGGACTGGATCCCCGCCTCGGACGTCGGCTGGCACGTGGCCGAGCTGGTCGCAGGCACCAGCCCGCTGGCCGGCCATGACCTGCACTACTTCGTCGATGCCGCCGCGGGTCCGCAGCCCACGCCTGGTTCGCCGGTGGTTCCCACCCCAGCCGCGATCGCCCGTTGA